ACGGCAATGGTGTCGTGACTGAGTATGAACATGAAGCACAAACACAACGTTTATCCCATATACGAACCTATAGACCTGCTAACCATTTATTGGGTTATAAATTATTTCAAGACTTATATTACGACTACGATCCCGTTGGCAATGTAGTTGCAATTCATAATGGTGCCGTAAAAAGTATTTTTTGGCGTAATCAAAAGATAGAGCCTAAGCATCAATATCAATATGACACACTGTATCAACTGACCCATGCCACTGGGCGAGAAATCGCTAACAGAGGCCAACAAAGCCATTGTTTAACTCACACTTCATCTATTGATAACTCAACATATACACGTTATTTCCGTGCATATTCTTATGATAAAGGTGGAAATTTAATTCAAATTCACCACCGTACCCCTGCGATGCAGCAAGCTTATACAATCAAAATGACCGTGAGCAATCGAAGTAACCGTGTAGTGCTCGCAGATTTAGCCGAGTTTCCCCATCAAGTGGAGCCATTATTTACGCCAAGTGGCCAACAAAAACAGCTTATGCAAGGTCAAGCACTTAGATGGACACCTAGGCAGGAATTACGAAGTGCAACAAGGGGGAGCGTGAGTGAATTTTATCGCTACGATGCAAATAGCCAAAGAGTAATAAAAGTAACCCAAGAAAATCAAAAGCAAAGCCAAGTCATTTATTTACCAAACCTAGAAATTAGGCAAATTGAAAATAAAGAAAAATGCCAAGTGATTTGCGTCGGTGAAGCCAATGAATTACAAGCTCAAGTATTGCATTGGGAACTCGGTCTACCAGATAAAATGGTAAATAATACAGTTCGTTATAGGATTAGTGGCCTTGCTAGCAACAGCAGTTTAGAGTTGGATGTAGATGGAAACCTAATTAGCCAAGAAGAGTTTTATCCATTTGGTGGAACGGCCGTTTGGGCAGCGCGCAGCGCAGTAGAAACTCACTACAAAACGCGGCGTTATTCAGGACAAGAGCGCGATATGACAGGGCTTTATTATTATGGTCGTCGTTATTATCAACCTTGGGTGGGGCGCTGGCTAAGCGCAGATCCTGCAGGAACCATTGACGGTTTAAATCTGTATCGAATGGTACGCAACAACCCACTGGTTTATCGGGACGAACAAGGACTGGCGCCTAAACTTTTTAATACTCGTGAAGATATGTATGATGATTTCCGGCAAACAATATCAAAACTCCTTGCTGCGTCCTCTAAAATTGAACAAATTGCTCGCGACCCATCATTAATTCGTAATCGAGTTATTAGCATGGCACAGGTACATTATAGAAATAAAACATCTAAATTTACATACGCTATTAATTTATATGAAAGTTTGGAGATGGATCCGCAAAGTGCAGAGTTTAAAACATGGGCTACAAATACATTAAGCTATCAAGAGACTTCTTCCTCGCGTCGGTCCGGCTGGGAAGCCGTTAATCATGCTGAGAAGGTATTAATAAGAACATTAACGGCTCATGATAGTTTTAACCTAAGCAATTTAAATCTATCCCAAAAGGCAAAATTGTGTCCAAGTTGCGAACATGCCATGTATGATTTTCGACAATCAATGCCTAAAAACCGATTCACCACAATTGCTCTCAGAGATGGTGATCTACCTCCAGCCGTAACACAATATGGGCAAAAAAGAGTCCACTATAAAAATCTCTCTAGCTCTGCTAGGCGGGAACATGGAAAAGAACTGTATGATTATAAAGGCATAGAGTTTCAAGTTGGAATGGGTGGGTTCTGGGGTAGTACGGATAAAGTGCTCTATGGAATTTATGTGAGTGAGTTTGAACGCGTGTTTGGAAACCTACCTAGAGGAAGGGGAATCAAAAGGCCATTTTCCCCTGAACCTCCAAGAAGATCAGGAAATAGTGGGCGCGATTTTGATAGAAACCAACCCAGCACCAGTCGTCGTTATCGATGAAACAATTGCCCCCAAATAGGGGGCTAATTGAATTAGCTGTTTTTAGTGATGTTTTTAAACACACTGAGCAATGTAAATAAGCTGAATGAGCTAAACACCATTTCGATACCAATGAGTGTGGTTAATAACGTAATGGACGTTAATGGCCCATTGCCGACAAGCAGGAAGGCAATAAAGAAATCTAATAAACCGATAAGAATTTGCAGCCAACCACTTGGGGATTTAATTTGTTGAAAACCGACATATAAGCGAATGACACCGCCGACAATAAATAATGCTGCGACTAAAATGGCAAGGGCGATTAGGCTTTGCAGTGGGTCTTTAATAAAGGAATAGCCGACAATAATATAGATTAAGCCAATCACAAAGCCGAATAAGCGCGACCACCCAGTATAAATCACGGTGCTCAGTATGCTAACAATGGCACCAACACCACCAAT
The window above is part of the Providencia sp. R33 genome. Proteins encoded here:
- a CDS encoding HdeD family acid-resistance protein, with the protein product MLNIDREKLAKLAGEEFKKQRTFLLILSFLLLAGGIFCIVNPMISGIAVSTVLGVLLIIGGVGAIVSILSTVIYTGWSRLFGFVIGLIYIIVGYSFIKDPLQSLIALAILVAALFIVGGVIRLYVGFQQIKSPSGWLQILIGLLDFFIAFLLVGNGPLTSITLLTTLIGIEMVFSSFSLFTLLSVFKNITKNS
- a CDS encoding RHS repeat-associated core domain-containing protein, which produces MIAPLTSNIHAGTPTITVLDNRGLNIRMIQYHRQSNIQQNAQERIEFQHFNIYGFLDKNADARLSESGQCNFYYATDLMGFPVSSQGVDCGDVYQLYDIEERLVICIDANKTYKLCIYERCDTLGRLKSINEKVESGHWRVSEYLEYAGDSLIEQLVNLAGQCIRHFDTVGLLQTQEVSLRGEPILLTRQFIQQFDNAEYNVDWQGDSYLTALSPEEFPHQTSFDATGACLSTLDAKGHKQHRKYDIAGQLIKSKLTIKGSNTQPIAQLIEYSAIGQKVRELHGNGVVTEYEHEAQTQRLSHIRTYRPANHLLGYKLFQDLYYDYDPVGNVVAIHNGAVKSIFWRNQKIEPKHQYQYDTLYQLTHATGREIANRGQQSHCLTHTSSIDNSTYTRYFRAYSYDKGGNLIQIHHRTPAMQQAYTIKMTVSNRSNRVVLADLAEFPHQVEPLFTPSGQQKQLMQGQALRWTPRQELRSATRGSVSEFYRYDANSQRVIKVTQENQKQSQVIYLPNLEIRQIENKEKCQVICVGEANELQAQVLHWELGLPDKMVNNTVRYRISGLASNSSLELDVDGNLISQEEFYPFGGTAVWAARSAVETHYKTRRYSGQERDMTGLYYYGRRYYQPWVGRWLSADPAGTIDGLNLYRMVRNNPLVYRDEQGLAPKLFNTREDMYDDFRQTISKLLAASSKIEQIARDPSLIRNRVISMAQVHYRNKTSKFTYAINLYESLEMDPQSAEFKTWATNTLSYQETSSSRRSGWEAVNHAEKVLIRTLTAHDSFNLSNLNLSQKAKLCPSCEHAMYDFRQSMPKNRFTTIALRDGDLPPAVTQYGQKRVHYKNLSSSARREHGKELYDYKGIEFQVGMGGFWGSTDKVLYGIYVSEFERVFGNLPRGRGIKRPFSPEPPRRSGNSGRDFDRNQPSTSRRYR